Part of the Kangiella geojedonensis genome is shown below.
TAGAATTTCACCGTCTTCTTGTTGAGGTAAAATTAAACTCGAACTCATGAGCGGTTCGCCTAAGTCTTCTAGCAAAGCTTGGGTAATCGGTGTTTCTGGAACACGAATACCGATAGTTTTCTTTTTAGGATGCTTTAAACGGTTTGGTACTTCGCCCGTAGCTCGAAGGATAAAGGTATATGGACCAGGCGTGTTATTTTTAATCAAACGAAATGCGGCATTATCGACCCGCGCATAAGTCGCTAATTCCGATAAATCACGGCACACCAGAGTAAAGTTATGTGACTTATCCAGATTACGGATCCGCCGAATTCGATCCAACGCAGTTTTATCCCCGATGTGACAGCCAAGCGCATAGCCTGAGTCCGTCGGGTAGGCCACTAAAGCACCCTGACGAATTTTGGCCACCACCTGACTAATCAGTCTTGGTTGCGGTGTTTCGTTATGAATTTCAATGAGTTGTGTCATATTTTTGTTCTTTCAGTTATTACTTATGGCTCCACGTAGGAGACTCCCAGACAGGGGTAACTTTTTCGGGTAAAGGCGCAAACTTACCCAGCAAAGCCCAAGGCTTATCGGGCGAATGAAAGTCTGAGCCTTGTGACGCATAAAGCTCGAACTGCTTGCTCCAATCCGCTAACAGATTCTTCTGTCCTGGATGGATATTAGGATAACATGTTTCAATTCCTAAACCGCCGAATGATTTAAATTGCTCAATCAAGCGCTTCAGTTTATTCGAGCCCATGCCATAGCGCGTTGGGTGGGCTAACACTGGAATGCCACCAGCTTGGCGAATCATGGCGACGGCATCTTCAAGATCAAACCATTCGTCTTTAACGTAAGCTTTGCCGCCCTTAGCAAGATACTTTTTGAAAGCATCTCCAAAGTTCTTAACTTCACCACGCTCAAGCAAGTACTGGGCAAGATGAGTCCGACAAACCATCGGCTGGCTATCGACTAAATACTCAATATCTGGCTGCGCGCCTTTTACGCCCGCCTCTTCTAATCGTTTCCCCATTTCGGCAGCTCTATCACGGCGCTTACTTTGGATTGTTTTCAAGAAACTCTGTAATCCAGCGTGCTCATGGTTAATTTGTAATCCGACAATATGAACCGTGTCTTGTCCTTTACTGTTCCAAGTAGCTGAAATTTCAACGCCTGGAACCACCGAAACATTATAGCTCGATGATAATTCAATAGCTTCGTCAACCGAATCAACCGAATCATGGTCAGTAATGGCTAATTCATCCACACCTCTCTCAGCAGCAAGCGTTAGAAGCTCTTTTGCTGTTAAGCTACCGTCTGAAGCAGTTGTGTGACTGTGTAAATCACGTAACATAGCGCTCACTAATCATTAATGATGAAAGTCGTTCAAATATTGTTACCGCTAGTTTGCCTACCTTTTGCTATAAGGTAAACTTAGCGAGC
Proteins encoded:
- a CDS encoding L-threonylcarbamoyladenylate synthase gives rise to the protein MTQLIEIHNETPQPRLISQVVAKIRQGALVAYPTDSGYALGCHIGDKTALDRIRRIRNLDKSHNFTLVCRDLSELATYARVDNAAFRLIKNNTPGPYTFILRATGEVPNRLKHPKKKTIGIRVPETPITQALLEDLGEPLMSSSLILPQQEDGEILEPYEIHDILNGRVDVVIDGGYCGHEPTTVIDLTSGYPEVVRQGAGDAEAFE
- a CDS encoding PHP domain-containing protein, with the translated sequence MLRDLHSHTTASDGSLTAKELLTLAAERGVDELAITDHDSVDSVDEAIELSSSYNVSVVPGVEISATWNSKGQDTVHIVGLQINHEHAGLQSFLKTIQSKRRDRAAEMGKRLEEAGVKGAQPDIEYLVDSQPMVCRTHLAQYLLERGEVKNFGDAFKKYLAKGGKAYVKDEWFDLEDAVAMIRQAGGIPVLAHPTRYGMGSNKLKRLIEQFKSFGGLGIETCYPNIHPGQKNLLADWSKQFELYASQGSDFHSPDKPWALLGKFAPLPEKVTPVWESPTWSHK